A genomic stretch from Aminobacter aminovorans includes:
- a CDS encoding VOC family protein gives MELKRGRLIDHLHLRTRDLAASKRFYTAVLGVLGIQVTDGGEHFYADELWIDVGEQSSRVHVAFQAADRAVVDRFHAAGLAAGGKDNGAPGERAYHPGYYAAFLFDPDGNNIEAVFHGPANRSADAVTITWAP, from the coding sequence ATGGAACTGAAGCGCGGTCGTCTGATCGATCATCTGCATTTGCGCACCCGCGATCTCGCGGCAAGCAAGCGATTCTACACCGCCGTGCTTGGTGTCCTGGGGATTCAGGTCACCGATGGTGGCGAGCATTTCTACGCCGATGAACTCTGGATCGACGTCGGCGAGCAGTCCAGCCGCGTGCACGTTGCCTTTCAGGCTGCCGACCGGGCCGTCGTGGACCGGTTTCACGCCGCCGGCCTCGCGGCGGGCGGCAAGGACAATGGCGCGCCAGGCGAGCGCGCCTATCACCCCGGCTACTACGCAGCCTTTCTGTTCGACCCTGATGGCAACAACATCGAAGCGGTGTTTCACGGCCCCGCCAACCGTTCCGCCGACGCCGTGACGATCACATGGGCTCCGTAA
- a CDS encoding sensor domain-containing diguanylate cyclase encodes MRSPASRHIRRRAVLRQRDATIVGLEARLDAQAALIREQAASLAHSQKIFDRSSAAARIGVWQCNLADQALHWTDMVYDLFDLPRGSPLVREEIVKCYTAASAVELHAKRSKGIAERTGFGLDAEIVTAKGNHRWIRITASVECEDGVAVRIFGMKQDITEEKILADQTRYLAEYDVLTGLANRSRFQSKLSEVTPDGDDRPSLGALLLVDLDGFKQINDTFGHVAGDECLKEVARRLESACASVDLVSRIGGDEFAVLVGPGLDLAAVAELAREIIDKVGRAVDHGGRALKLGASIGIALHEECTPSDLLVRADTALYAAKSAGRNTFRIFKAAETAGVRNPRAA; translated from the coding sequence ATGCGCAGTCCGGCATCGCGGCACATACGGCGACGGGCCGTTCTCCGGCAACGCGATGCCACGATCGTCGGGCTGGAGGCCAGGCTTGACGCGCAGGCAGCGCTGATCCGCGAACAAGCGGCCTCGCTGGCGCACAGTCAGAAGATCTTCGACCGTTCCTCGGCCGCTGCTCGTATCGGCGTGTGGCAATGCAACCTCGCCGACCAGGCGCTGCATTGGACCGATATGGTCTATGATCTTTTCGACCTGCCGCGTGGATCACCTCTCGTCCGCGAAGAGATCGTCAAGTGCTACACGGCGGCTTCCGCCGTCGAGCTGCACGCCAAGCGCAGCAAGGGGATTGCCGAACGCACCGGCTTCGGGCTGGACGCCGAGATCGTGACGGCGAAGGGCAATCACCGCTGGATCCGCATCACCGCCAGCGTCGAGTGCGAGGATGGTGTTGCCGTGCGTATCTTCGGCATGAAGCAGGACATCACGGAAGAGAAGATTCTCGCCGACCAGACCCGCTACCTCGCCGAATATGATGTCCTGACGGGGTTGGCCAACCGCAGCCGCTTCCAGTCGAAACTCTCGGAAGTGACACCAGACGGCGACGACCGTCCGTCGCTCGGCGCGCTGCTGCTGGTCGACCTCGACGGTTTCAAGCAGATCAACGACACCTTCGGCCATGTCGCTGGCGACGAGTGCCTGAAGGAAGTGGCCCGGCGCCTGGAGAGCGCATGCGCCAGTGTCGACCTCGTCTCGCGCATTGGCGGTGACGAATTTGCCGTGTTGGTTGGTCCGGGACTCGATCTTGCGGCGGTAGCGGAACTGGCGCGTGAGATAATCGACAAGGTCGGCAGGGCCGTCGACCATGGCGGCCGGGCGCTGAAACTCGGGGCATCGATCGGCATCGCGCTCCATGAAGAATGCACGCCCTCGGACTTGCTGGTGCGGGCCGACACTGCGCTCTACGCCGCCAAATCGGCGGGCCGCAACACGTTCCGGATATTCAAGGCAGCGGAGACGGCAGGGGTGAGAAACCCGCGCGCTGCCTGA
- the pyrF gene encoding orotidine-5'-phosphate decarboxylase — translation MSSIDTVRDQLIVGLDLPTVKEAERAVRELEGTASFYKIGYQLAFAGGLDFARELASGGTKVFLDMKLLDIDNTVAKGVENIVKMGMTMLTLHAYPKSMKAAVEAAKGSDLCLLAVTVLTSMDEKDMIDAGYEYDPHTLVLRRAEQALQAKMGGIVCSASEASAVRRIVGPGMAVVTPGIRPAGSDHGDQKRVVTPADAMRNGSSHLVVARPIVGAVDRKAAAQAILEEMAKA, via the coding sequence ATGAGCAGCATAGATACTGTACGTGACCAGCTGATCGTCGGCCTCGACCTGCCGACCGTCAAGGAAGCCGAAAGAGCGGTGCGCGAACTCGAAGGCACTGCGAGCTTCTACAAGATCGGCTACCAGCTGGCTTTTGCCGGTGGGCTCGACTTCGCCCGCGAGCTGGCCAGCGGCGGCACCAAGGTCTTCCTCGACATGAAGCTGCTCGACATCGACAACACGGTGGCCAAGGGCGTCGAGAACATCGTCAAGATGGGCATGACCATGCTGACGCTGCATGCCTATCCCAAGTCGATGAAGGCGGCGGTCGAGGCAGCCAAAGGCAGCGACCTGTGCCTGCTCGCGGTGACGGTGCTGACCTCGATGGACGAAAAGGACATGATCGACGCGGGCTATGAATACGACCCGCACACGCTGGTGCTGCGCCGCGCCGAACAGGCGCTGCAGGCAAAGATGGGCGGCATCGTCTGCTCGGCCAGCGAAGCCTCGGCGGTGCGCCGCATCGTCGGGCCAGGGATGGCGGTTGTGACGCCGGGCATCCGCCCCGCGGGCAGCGACCATGGCGACCAGAAGCGGGTCGTTACCCCGGCCGACGCCATGCGCAACGGCTCGAGCCACCTCGTCGTTGCGCGCCCGATCGTCGGTGCGGTTGACAGGAAGGCTGCGGCGCAGGCTATCCTTGAGGAAATGGCAAAAGCCTAG
- the pmtA gene encoding phospholipid N-methyltransferase PmtA gives MPRGSGLRKTLAAKFDDELKFFKGWIDKPKAVGSIVPTSSVTAKRMASVVNTRSGLPVLEVGPGTGVITKAILAHGVKPEDLYTVEYSADFVQHLRRLYPRVNVIEGDAFDLDNTLGDKKDLTFDSVVSGVPLLNFPVTSRVAYLEGLLRRIPAGRPVIQLTYGPKSPIPPGLGNYTVEHFDFIIRNIPPTQLWVYRRAKH, from the coding sequence ATGCCACGCGGTTCAGGATTGCGCAAAACCCTTGCGGCCAAGTTCGACGACGAACTGAAGTTCTTCAAGGGCTGGATCGACAAGCCCAAAGCCGTCGGTTCGATCGTGCCGACCAGTTCGGTCACCGCCAAGCGCATGGCCTCGGTCGTCAACACCCGCTCGGGCCTGCCGGTCCTGGAAGTCGGACCAGGCACTGGCGTCATCACCAAGGCGATCCTTGCGCACGGCGTGAAGCCCGAGGATCTCTACACGGTTGAATACTCAGCCGATTTCGTCCAGCACCTGCGCCGCCTCTACCCGCGCGTCAATGTCATCGAGGGCGACGCCTTCGACCTCGACAACACGCTCGGCGACAAGAAGGACCTGACCTTCGACTCGGTCGTCTCGGGCGTGCCGCTGCTCAATTTTCCGGTTACCAGCCGCGTCGCCTATCTCGAAGGCCTGCTCAGACGCATTCCCGCCGGGCGACCTGTGATCCAGCTTACCTACGGCCCGAAGTCGCCGATCCCGCCGGGCCTGGGCAACTACACCGTCGAGCATTTCGACTTCATCATCCGCAACATTCCGCCGACGCAGCTCTGGGTCTATCGCCGCGCCAAGCACTGA
- a CDS encoding polyhydroxyalkanoate depolymerase: MFYQLYESTHAALQPARAYADAVKLFYSNPLNPFSHMPVGRSVAAMAELFERTTRRYGKPAFGLNKTVVDFQSVAVTEKVAWSRPFCNLIRFERDLPAGRRPDPKLLIVAPMSGHYATLLRGTVEAMLPHADVYITDWADARMVPVAEGKFDLDDYIDYVIDMFHALGPDTHVMAVCQPSVPVLAAVAVMEARGDRFAPSTMTLMGGPIDTRRNPTAVNELAEKKSIDWFRDNVIMQVPWPAPGFAREVYPGFLQLSGFMTMNLDRHIIAHKDFFMHLVKNDGDGAEKHRDFYDEYLAVMDLTAEFYLQTVDTVFVRHALPKGEMTHRGQPVDTSAIRNVALFTVEGENDDISGLGQTQAAHDLCLNVPDDMKAHYMQPAVGHYGVFNGSRFRAEIVPRIVDFMASYGASARKAAKPRLVRKA; encoded by the coding sequence ATGTTTTACCAGCTTTATGAATCGACCCATGCTGCGCTGCAGCCGGCCCGCGCCTATGCGGACGCCGTCAAGCTGTTCTATTCCAACCCGCTCAACCCGTTCTCGCACATGCCGGTCGGCCGTTCGGTGGCGGCGATGGCCGAACTGTTCGAGCGCACGACGCGCCGCTACGGCAAACCTGCCTTCGGACTCAACAAGACGGTGGTCGACTTTCAGTCCGTGGCGGTCACCGAAAAGGTCGCCTGGTCCAGGCCGTTCTGCAACCTGATCCGCTTCGAGCGCGACCTGCCCGCCGGCCGCCGACCGGATCCCAAGCTTTTGATCGTGGCGCCGATGTCGGGCCACTATGCGACGCTCCTGCGCGGCACCGTCGAGGCGATGCTGCCGCATGCCGACGTCTACATCACCGATTGGGCCGATGCCCGCATGGTGCCGGTGGCCGAAGGCAAGTTCGATCTCGACGACTACATCGACTATGTCATCGACATGTTCCACGCGCTGGGACCGGACACCCATGTGATGGCGGTGTGCCAGCCGTCGGTACCGGTGCTCGCCGCAGTCGCCGTGATGGAGGCGCGCGGCGACCGCTTCGCGCCGTCGACCATGACGCTGATGGGCGGCCCGATCGACACCCGGCGCAATCCGACCGCCGTCAACGAGCTCGCCGAGAAGAAGAGCATCGACTGGTTCCGCGACAACGTCATCATGCAGGTGCCGTGGCCGGCGCCCGGCTTTGCCCGCGAGGTCTATCCTGGCTTCCTGCAGCTGTCGGGCTTCATGACCATGAACCTCGACCGCCACATCATCGCCCACAAGGACTTCTTCATGCACCTCGTGAAGAACGATGGCGACGGCGCCGAGAAGCATCGCGACTTCTATGACGAATATCTGGCCGTGATGGACCTGACCGCCGAATTCTACCTGCAGACCGTCGACACCGTATTCGTGCGTCACGCGCTGCCGAAGGGCGAGATGACCCATCGCGGCCAACCGGTTGACACTTCGGCGATCCGCAACGTGGCGCTGTTCACCGTCGAGGGCGAGAACGACGACATTTCGGGCCTTGGCCAGACGCAGGCCGCGCACGACCTGTGTCTCAACGTTCCCGACGACATGAAGGCCCATTACATGCAGCCGGCTGTCGGCCACTACGGCGTTTTCAACGGCTCACGCTTCCGCGCCGAGATCGTGCCGCGCATCGTCGACTTCATGGCAAGCTATGGCGCCTCCGCGCGCAAGGCGGCCAAGCCACGGCTGGTGCGCAAGGCCTGA
- a CDS encoding transglutaminase-like cysteine peptidase — protein MISAAGVRYAAGRAGVFFGLMTGVVLSAGAAFAASQPMITGGLTSQPIGHYDFCRLNPAECSIRSRDTGPEEMTGAMWRKIVAVNVSVNAAIKPMNDIDIYGRDEVWTYPDNGEGDCEDYVLEKRRTLNREGLKLSNLLITVVRKPDGEGHAVLTVRTSKGDFILDNLTDAVRQWDETGYSYLKRQSAENTGRWVTIREGQPMLVGSVK, from the coding sequence ATGATTTCCGCAGCAGGCGTACGGTACGCGGCGGGGCGTGCCGGTGTGTTTTTCGGGCTGATGACGGGCGTGGTTTTGTCCGCCGGCGCAGCCTTTGCCGCTTCCCAGCCGATGATCACGGGCGGGCTGACGTCGCAGCCGATCGGCCATTATGATTTCTGCCGCCTCAACCCGGCCGAGTGCTCGATCAGGTCGCGGGACACCGGGCCTGAAGAGATGACGGGCGCGATGTGGCGAAAGATCGTCGCCGTGAACGTCTCGGTCAACGCCGCCATCAAGCCGATGAACGACATCGATATCTATGGCCGCGACGAGGTCTGGACCTACCCCGACAATGGTGAAGGCGACTGCGAGGACTATGTGCTGGAAAAGCGCCGGACCTTGAACCGCGAAGGCCTTAAGCTGTCCAACCTGCTGATCACGGTGGTGCGCAAGCCTGATGGCGAGGGCCATGCCGTGCTGACCGTACGCACCTCCAAGGGCGACTTCATCCTCGACAACCTGACGGACGCCGTGCGCCAGTGGGACGAGACCGGCTACAGCTATCTCAAGCGCCAGTCAGCGGAGAACACCGGCCGCTGGGTAACGATCCGCGAAGGCCAGCCGATGCTGGTCGGCTCCGTCAAGTAG
- a CDS encoding YifB family Mg chelatase-like AAA ATPase, with protein sequence MVSRVRTVAFQGIEAVPVDVQVMVAPGKVGMQIVGLPDKAVAESRERVQAALHASGLSMPAKKVTVNLAPADLPKEGSHYDLPIALGLMAALGALPGDALAAYVVLGELSLDGTISAVAGALPAAIGANADGKGLICPAASGPEAAWAGADIDILAPRSLIAIANHFRGTQVLSRPEPGIRAAARDLPDLADIKGQESARRALEVAAAGGHNLLMVGPPGAGKSMLAARLPSILPPLSPKELLEVSMIASIAGELAEGKLTDRRPFRAPHHSASMAAMVGGGLKARPGEVSLAHHGVLFLDEFPEFTPQVLDSLRQPLEAGECMIARANHRITYPARIQLVAAMNPCRCGMAGEPGYRCLRGTRCQSDYQARISGPLLDRIDLRIDVPAVSATDLIRGGRSEASADVALRVARARAIQRERLERHGVSGATTNAQCAAGLIEDIAAPDAAGLSLLRDASEKLGFSARAYHRVLKVARTLADLDGNDTVGRIHLAEAISYRISAERMAQAA encoded by the coding sequence ATGGTTTCACGCGTGCGCACTGTCGCGTTCCAGGGCATCGAGGCGGTTCCCGTCGACGTGCAGGTGATGGTAGCGCCCGGCAAGGTCGGGATGCAGATCGTCGGCCTGCCCGACAAGGCGGTGGCCGAAAGCCGCGAGCGGGTGCAGGCCGCGCTGCACGCGTCCGGCCTGTCGATGCCAGCCAAGAAGGTCACTGTCAATCTCGCACCCGCCGACCTGCCCAAGGAAGGGAGCCACTACGACCTGCCGATTGCCCTCGGGCTGATGGCAGCACTCGGCGCCCTGCCGGGCGATGCGCTCGCCGCCTATGTGGTGCTCGGCGAGTTGTCGCTCGACGGCACCATTTCGGCGGTAGCAGGAGCATTGCCTGCGGCAATCGGCGCCAATGCCGACGGCAAGGGGCTGATCTGCCCTGCCGCCAGCGGACCGGAAGCCGCCTGGGCTGGCGCCGACATCGACATTCTGGCGCCGCGCAGCCTGATTGCCATCGCCAACCATTTTCGCGGCACCCAGGTGCTGTCCCGGCCGGAGCCCGGTATTCGTGCGGCGGCGCGCGACCTGCCCGACCTTGCCGACATCAAGGGCCAGGAAAGCGCCAGGCGCGCGCTCGAGGTAGCCGCCGCCGGCGGCCACAACCTCTTGATGGTCGGTCCACCCGGCGCCGGCAAGTCGATGCTGGCGGCGCGGCTGCCATCGATCCTGCCGCCGCTTTCGCCCAAGGAGTTGCTCGAAGTGTCGATGATCGCCTCGATCGCCGGCGAGCTCGCCGAGGGCAAGCTCACCGACAGGCGGCCGTTCCGCGCGCCGCATCATTCGGCCTCGATGGCGGCGATGGTCGGCGGCGGCCTGAAGGCGAGGCCGGGCGAGGTGTCGCTCGCCCATCACGGCGTTCTTTTCCTCGACGAGTTCCCCGAATTCACCCCGCAGGTGCTCGATTCGCTGCGCCAGCCGCTCGAAGCCGGCGAATGCATGATCGCGCGCGCCAATCACCGCATCACCTATCCGGCGCGCATTCAGCTCGTCGCGGCGATGAACCCGTGCCGCTGCGGCATGGCCGGCGAACCCGGCTATCGCTGCCTGCGCGGCACGCGCTGCCAGTCCGACTACCAGGCGCGCATTTCAGGGCCATTGCTCGACCGCATCGACCTGCGCATCGATGTGCCTGCAGTCTCCGCCACAGACCTCATCCGCGGCGGCAGGTCGGAAGCCAGCGCCGATGTCGCATTGCGCGTCGCGCGGGCACGCGCCATCCAGCGCGAGCGCCTCGAACGCCATGGAGTGTCAGGTGCCACCACCAACGCGCAATGCGCGGCAGGCCTGATCGAAGACATCGCCGCGCCCGACGCCGCAGGGCTTTCGCTGTTGCGCGACGCCAGCGAAAAGCTCGGCTTCTCCGCCCGCGCCTATCACCGCGTGCTCAAGGTGGCACGCACGCTGGCAGATCTCGACGGCAACGACACCGTCGGACGCATCCACCTTGCTGAGGCCATTTCATATCGCATCAGCGCCGAGCGGATGGCGCAGGCGGCGTAG
- a CDS encoding DUF1330 domain-containing protein, whose product MTKAYWIARVDVRDPEGYKGYVAAAKPAFERFGAKFIARGGAHEAVEGPGRARNVIIEFASMDDARNCYFSPEYQHAKSIRQQFADGEIMLVEGI is encoded by the coding sequence ATGACCAAGGCTTACTGGATCGCACGCGTCGATGTTCGCGACCCCGAGGGCTACAAGGGCTATGTCGCTGCGGCGAAGCCGGCTTTCGAACGCTTCGGCGCGAAGTTCATTGCTCGTGGCGGCGCCCATGAGGCGGTCGAGGGGCCTGGCCGGGCCCGCAACGTGATCATCGAGTTCGCCTCGATGGACGACGCGCGCAACTGCTACTTTTCGCCCGAATACCAGCACGCCAAGTCGATCCGTCAGCAGTTTGCCGATGGCGAAATCATGCTGGTCGAAGGCATCTAA
- the gshB gene encoding glutathione synthase has product MPLKIAVQMDHISTINIAGDTSFALSLEAQRRGHDLYHYTPDRLSMRDGKVFARIETLELRDIKGDHFTLGEPVRTDLSEMDVILLRQDPPFDMNYITTTHMLERIHPKTLVVNDPAWVRNSPEKIFVTEFADLMPETLITKDPQEVTAFRKEFGDIIVKPLYGNGGAGIFHLHEADRNLSSLLEMFGQLFREPYIVQRYLKDVRKGDKRIILIDGEPAGAINRVPADHDARSNMHAGGRAEKTELTEREREICARIGPSLRERGFILVGIDVIGDYMTEINVTSPTGIREVKKFGGADIAALFWDAVEKKRAK; this is encoded by the coding sequence ATGCCGCTCAAGATCGCCGTCCAGATGGACCACATCTCCACCATCAATATCGCCGGCGACACGTCGTTTGCGCTGTCGCTGGAGGCGCAGCGGCGCGGCCACGATCTCTACCACTACACGCCCGACCGGCTGTCGATGCGCGACGGCAAGGTCTTTGCCCGCATCGAGACGCTCGAGCTTCGCGACATCAAGGGCGACCACTTCACCCTCGGCGAGCCCGTCCGCACCGACCTGTCGGAAATGGACGTGATCCTTTTGCGCCAGGATCCGCCTTTCGACATGAACTATATCACCACCACCCACATGCTCGAGCGCATCCACCCGAAGACGCTTGTCGTCAACGACCCGGCCTGGGTACGCAACAGCCCGGAAAAGATCTTCGTCACCGAATTCGCCGACCTGATGCCGGAGACGCTGATCACCAAGGACCCGCAGGAAGTGACGGCCTTCCGGAAGGAGTTTGGCGACATCATCGTCAAGCCGCTATATGGCAATGGCGGCGCTGGCATCTTCCATCTGCACGAGGCCGACAGGAACCTGTCCTCCCTGCTCGAAATGTTCGGTCAGCTGTTCCGCGAACCCTACATCGTCCAGCGCTACCTCAAGGACGTGCGCAAGGGCGACAAGCGCATCATCCTGATCGACGGCGAACCAGCCGGCGCCATCAACCGCGTGCCGGCCGATCATGACGCCCGCTCCAACATGCATGCCGGCGGTCGCGCCGAGAAGACCGAGCTGACCGAACGTGAACGCGAGATTTGCGCCCGCATCGGCCCATCGCTGCGCGAGCGCGGCTTCATCCTCGTCGGCATCGACGTCATCGGCGACTACATGACGGAGATCAACGTGACCTCACCGACCGGCATCCGCGAGGTCAAGAAGTTCGGCGGCGCCGACATCGCCGCGCTGTTCTGGGACGCGGTGGAGAAGAAGCGGGCGAAATAG
- the cml gene encoding CmlA/FloR family chloramphenicol efflux MFS transporter, whose protein sequence is MPNRNSPPSWSYSLPTALLLMAPFDILASLAMDIYLPVVPAMPAILGTTSDIVQLTLSLYMIVLGLGQILFGPISDRIGRRPVLISGALLYAAASFLLAASNSAPLFVALRVVQALGASAALVATFATVRDVYAEQPEGAVIYGLFGALLACVPALGPIAGALIAHGLGWRAIFATLGLLAVAATLNALMHWHETRPAAMRARPAFRTILKSPAFLVYTLGFSAAMGAFFVFFSTAPRVLIDGAGYSQLGFSLAFATAAVAMIVTTRFAKLFVAHWGTPGSLARGMAMLLAGAALLALGQQFATAGFLTFIVPMWVISIGIVFAGAVTANGALEAFGDAAGTAVAVYFCVQSLIVGVFGTLAVVMLGGDTAWPLVAYCTGMALVTLCGLRWLQAR, encoded by the coding sequence ATGCCCAATCGAAACTCTCCCCCTTCGTGGAGCTATTCTTTGCCAACAGCACTCCTGCTGATGGCGCCCTTCGACATCCTGGCCTCGCTGGCCATGGACATCTACCTGCCGGTCGTGCCGGCGATGCCGGCAATCCTCGGCACGACATCAGACATCGTCCAGCTGACGCTGAGCCTCTACATGATCGTGCTCGGGCTCGGGCAGATACTCTTCGGCCCGATCTCCGATCGGATCGGCCGGCGTCCGGTTCTCATATCGGGCGCCCTGCTGTATGCGGCGGCCTCCTTCCTGCTCGCCGCCAGCAACTCGGCGCCGCTGTTCGTCGCCCTGCGCGTCGTCCAGGCGCTCGGTGCGTCCGCCGCACTTGTCGCCACCTTCGCCACGGTGCGCGACGTCTACGCCGAGCAGCCGGAAGGTGCCGTCATCTACGGCCTGTTCGGTGCTTTGTTGGCCTGTGTGCCGGCACTCGGCCCGATCGCCGGGGCGCTGATCGCGCACGGGCTGGGCTGGCGGGCGATCTTCGCAACGCTCGGCCTCCTCGCCGTGGCCGCGACGCTGAATGCGCTGATGCACTGGCACGAGACCCGGCCCGCCGCCATGCGGGCGCGTCCGGCCTTCCGGACGATCCTCAAGAGCCCGGCTTTCCTCGTCTACACGCTGGGCTTCAGTGCCGCGATGGGTGCGTTCTTCGTCTTCTTCTCGACCGCACCGCGCGTGCTCATCGATGGTGCCGGCTATTCGCAGCTCGGCTTCAGCCTGGCCTTTGCCACTGCGGCAGTTGCGATGATCGTCACCACGCGTTTCGCAAAACTGTTCGTCGCGCACTGGGGGACACCGGGAAGCCTGGCGCGCGGCATGGCGATGCTGCTCGCAGGTGCGGCTCTGCTCGCCCTCGGGCAGCAGTTTGCAACGGCTGGGTTTCTCACCTTCATCGTCCCGATGTGGGTGATCTCCATCGGCATCGTCTTTGCCGGCGCGGTGACGGCGAATGGAGCGCTCGAGGCGTTCGGCGATGCGGCGGGAACCGCGGTTGCAGTCTATTTCTGCGTCCAGAGCCTGATCGTCGGCGTTTTCGGTACGCTGGCGGTGGTCATGCTAGGCGGCGACACAGCCTGGCCGCTTGTCGCCTATTGCACTGGCATGGCATTGGTCACGCTGTGCGGACTGAGATGGCTGCAGGCGCGCTAG
- a CDS encoding putative bifunctional diguanylate cyclase/phosphodiesterase: MPIGVSHSDRETADLAFTDALTGLGNQRRFFDKVERLIGDRAEDPAPFTVGILDLDGFKPINDLFGHRAGDDILIQVAMRLRAACDGYSAVARIGADEFAFLYPLVFSEDAAAEKARMLIEILSAPYDVGERTARLSASVGCSLYHSSDDTTETLVRKAETALYHAKRSGRGRVVVYTREMEEAAKRVTRIEQALRRAVAAGDVAPHFQPIVDLNSRRTIGFEALARWTDRDLGFVSPAVFIPIAEERGIIGPLSQLVLRKAAEAARSWPKEMFLSFNLSPSQLVDQNTGLHILSILERTGFDPRRLEIEITETGLMTDPASAEKIVEDLRRVGIRVSLDDFGTGQSSLGRLREFRFDKLKIDRAFVASILEDRPSEHIIRAILAMCEGLGMDVVAEGIEMEAQAERLTQFGCAGGQGYLFGRPADADATLGYLREAHRGATFAQAV, translated from the coding sequence ATGCCCATCGGCGTCAGCCATTCGGACAGGGAAACGGCGGATCTGGCCTTTACCGATGCCTTGACCGGGCTCGGCAATCAGCGCCGGTTCTTCGACAAGGTCGAACGGCTGATCGGCGATCGCGCTGAGGACCCGGCACCCTTTACCGTCGGCATCCTCGATCTGGACGGCTTCAAGCCGATCAACGACCTGTTCGGCCACCGCGCCGGCGACGACATCCTGATCCAGGTGGCGATGCGCCTGCGCGCAGCTTGCGACGGCTATTCGGCTGTGGCGCGCATCGGCGCCGACGAGTTCGCATTCCTCTATCCGCTGGTATTCTCCGAGGATGCAGCGGCGGAAAAAGCGCGCATGCTGATCGAAATCCTGTCGGCGCCCTATGATGTCGGCGAGCGCACCGCGCGCCTTTCGGCTTCGGTCGGCTGCTCGCTGTACCATTCGAGCGACGACACCACCGAGACGCTGGTGCGCAAGGCCGAGACAGCACTCTATCACGCCAAGCGCTCGGGCCGCGGCCGCGTCGTCGTCTACACACGCGAGATGGAAGAGGCGGCCAAGCGCGTCACCCGCATTGAGCAGGCGCTACGCCGTGCGGTTGCCGCCGGCGATGTCGCGCCGCATTTCCAGCCTATCGTCGATCTCAACAGCCGCCGCACAATCGGCTTCGAGGCACTCGCCCGCTGGACCGATCGCGACCTCGGCTTCGTCTCCCCTGCCGTGTTCATTCCGATTGCCGAAGAGCGCGGCATCATCGGCCCGCTGTCGCAACTGGTGCTGCGCAAGGCTGCGGAAGCGGCGCGCAGCTGGCCGAAGGAAATGTTCCTGTCGTTCAACCTGTCGCCGTCGCAGTTGGTCGACCAGAACACCGGCTTGCACATCCTGTCGATCCTCGAACGTACCGGCTTCGACCCGCGTCGCCTCGAAATCGAGATCACCGAAACCGGCCTGATGACCGATCCCGCTTCTGCCGAAAAGATCGTCGAGGATTTGCGCCGCGTTGGCATCCGCGTGTCGCTCGACGATTTTGGCACCGGTCAGTCGTCGCTCGGGCGTCTGCGCGAGTTCCGCTTCGACAAGCTCAAGATCGATCGTGCCTTCGTCGCCTCGATCCTCGAGGACCGGCCGTCCGAGCATATCATCCGCGCCATCCTGGCGATGTGCGAGGGCCTGGGCATGGACGTCGTTGCCGAGGGCATCGAGATGGAAGCGCAGGCGGAGCGGCTGACGCAGTTCGGCTGCGCCGGCGGGCAGGGCTATCTGTTTGGCCGTCCGGCCGACGCCGATGCCACGCTCGGCTATCTCCGCGAGGCCCATCGCGGCGCGACCTTCGCCCAGGCGGTTTGA
- a CDS encoding NADPH-dependent FMN reductase — protein sequence MPLVPRILVFAGSIRIGAYSGRTADIAQKELALQGAEVTRISLADYPLPIMDEDLEERDGVPDNAVKLARLIDMHDAVLIATPEYNGSMPPLLKNTIDWVSRVRSDGGKRLQPYAGKLVAICSSSDGHFAGIRSAAHLRAVLSHIQMEVISPQVSVPHGGEAFDDNGEFREERLRKGMQRLCHALIERATMMSRRVEP from the coding sequence ATGCCGCTCGTTCCAAGAATTCTCGTCTTTGCCGGTTCGATCAGGATCGGCGCCTATAGCGGCCGCACGGCCGACATAGCGCAGAAGGAATTGGCGCTGCAGGGCGCCGAGGTGACGCGCATCTCGCTTGCCGACTATCCGCTGCCGATCATGGACGAGGACCTCGAAGAACGCGACGGCGTGCCCGATAATGCCGTCAAACTCGCCCGCCTGATCGACATGCATGACGCGGTGCTGATCGCGACGCCCGAATATAATGGCTCGATGCCGCCGCTGCTCAAGAACACCATCGACTGGGTCAGCCGGGTGCGCAGCGACGGCGGCAAGCGCCTGCAGCCCTATGCCGGCAAGCTGGTGGCGATCTGCTCTTCCTCCGACGGCCATTTCGCCGGCATCCGCAGCGCCGCCCATTTGCGCGCGGTGCTGTCGCACATCCAGATGGAAGTGATTTCGCCACAGGTTTCGGTGCCGCATGGCGGCGAGGCCTTCGACGACAATGGCGAATTCCGCGAGGAGCGCCTGCGCAAGGGCATGCAGCGGCTGTGCCATGCGCTGATCGAACGAGCCACCATGATGTCGCGAAGGGTAGAACCATGA